The window aataattagaGCACCTCCCTCAAATGTCCTCCTTATAAggacaaaataagataaaatatgtaaatagctttgtaaaccttaaagcactgtagATATGCTAGCTAGAAATTTCTGAAACATTTATATTTGAAAGATTAAGCTCTTCAGGGATGCTTCATGGGCTGCTTTTGTTCTGATTGGTGCCAAGTGCCACCAGGAGACACTTCGATTTTGTGGCCTAGTTAAAAAGGAAGGGCAATGGGAAATTTACCTTGAGGGTCACCTTGGTGTCCTTGTGAGCCAACTTGAGAGCACTGTTGTAGACCTTGAGGTCCTCGTCCAGGGCCAAGGTGGCAGCTGGCAGTTTTTGCTGATCATAATCGATGTGCTCGGCCAGCTTTGCGGGAGAATCTATGAAAAAGAGTCTTTTGCTGCCTTTGAGTCCAGTGAGCAGCCTCTCGTGGTACTTGGTGTACTCCCTAACCCAAGAGTTACAGTTGTAGATGTAGACCGAAGAAACGTTCTCATAAGCAAAGCCCGGGAAAACAACAAACCACTTGGAGAGGAAGTCTGTCTTAAAACGATTGCTGGGCCCAGCGTGGGTGAGGTCCATGACAATCTCATATGGCTTCGCATAATATGGCTTTAAAGTTAGTAAGACGTGGTATATCAGCAAATCCCCATTGATCTGACCAGTCTTGAACCTGGAAGATGACAAAGAGGCCCTGGTAAGCCAACGGCAACAAGAGTTAACATGGAGGCAAGTAGCGCTAGCCCTTGGCCCTCTTTGACAATCATCTTATAAAATAACGCTAGAATGCAATCATGCTAACCCAGGACACAAATCTGAAGCTTTACCTGCTCCTGGTACCCTTGATGGAGTAACTCAATAGATcaggagtgaagagaaagaagagatgagttCCTCAGAAGAGTAACTAATAGGGGCAAAAAGCAAGATCCCAAGGGGAACCAGGACCATCAGAAATCTCTGCCCCAAACAAGAATCAATCACAGGACACCAGATGAGAAGCACCtaataatgtctgtccttcattttcaaagaagacaatgacaccAGGGAGTTGAAGCCAGGataaacacatgaactggatttgagtgaggtggttgtgctaagtccccagcctcactttctcctccagagccatctgggtccattggccagatatgaatctggccatggatgcgaggcagtcagggtgaagtgacctgcccaagatcacatagctagtaagtggcaagtgtcaaaggctggattcaaactcccatcctcctgattccaagaccagtgctctagctgccctgagaagCAGGACCATTAGCTGCAGTCTCTTCCTTGTAGCTTAGTAGACATTATGGATGGACATTTGAGACATGGAGATGAAAGCCTCGAGGAgggcaaaaggagagagagtTCCAGGAGCACTCAAGTTAAACCATGCTAGCTATAAAGTCTGAATGTTTTTAGAAAATAagaagttggggtggggggagggaagtaagattggggggaaaaataatatctttaataaaaaataaattaaaaaaagaaaataaaataggaagTCAAAGATATAGCTGGCTGAGTGAGCAGCCAAGCTAGAAAGGAGGGACGGGGTCAGTCTCTGGTGTCTGGAAGGTCTTCAGAAGGACACTGGAGTTCCTGGTACAGCAAGTCAGGGAAGGACCTGGGCAGAGTGGAGGCACTGGAGTGTTCCCATGAGTGGTAGGTGCATCCTTCTCTAACCTTCATGGTCCTCAAATATGAAAATGGCTACTACCCTAGAGCCCACCCACCTCCTGGGAGATTCAGTAGGAGATACCCATGTGAAATAGGATAAAGACCTCCACCAGCAGGTCTGAACATGAGAGGAAAGGATTGGGGGGACAAGATAATGAATGGAAGGAGGGATGAAAGGGAAGGGGTAGAAGGGAGACAAAGACTACCCAGGGAGATCTGGTGAGGAATGTGAACAGGGCTTCTAGATTTGAGACTACCAGAGGAGAAGTGGTGATTAGACTTGGTTAAGTGGGATTCAAGTTGATCATGGGACTCCCCCATTCAATCAAGGATAAAATATGACCTCTTCCTTTTCACCCTTCACAAGCTGGCTCCATCTGCTTTCCCACCTCACTATATACTACTCCACCCCTCATAAtatacagccccccccccaacctggCCTTCACCCCGCACTGCTCCTCCAGCTGCCTTGGCACTGCTTCTCGTCCAGACCCGAcatgccctccctcctccccatcccttcGAGCGTCCTCTCCCACTCCCGGCTTTCACACTAGGCTGTCTTTGATGGTACACATCCACGCTCTCTATAGGCAGCTTGTTGCTCGTCATGGGGAGGGCTGCTTATTTCTCAGCACATGCCCCTACTGCTGAGCAGAGGCTCAATAAAACCCAGTCAATGGACCAAGGCCTCCACAAAGAGGTTTAGAGCTTACAGATTTAGGCCAGAGGTCATTGgatcaagtcacttcattttgctGATGTAAGAACTAAGATAGCAAATCTAGGAGCCTCTAAAGAAGATTTTGAAGCCCCTTTTCAGAGTATTATctttatttaatgattttaacAGGTTCTAGTTTTTTGGCATGGCCTTTCAGTGCGTAGATGGGGAAGGTTATTGATTTGAGCCATTCTCTTGTCATAAGAGACAGCTGGCAGCCCTctggaagaactggaaatttagtCACTCTCCATGGGCCCAGTGCAGCAGCCGTGAGCTAAGCTGCCCTGGCTTGGAGGAGACACAGGAACGCTTATTCGCTTAAAGGCCCCATGGCCCCTTTCCTAGCTAAGCATCCTCTGTCCTGATTAGATGACTTGGAAGTGACCTCACCCTTTTCCCTGTTCTCCCTCAGCATGGTGCCCCCAGTGCCTGGGTCAGTGGTGGCAGAATGTTCCCAATCACTCAGGGCACAGCTCAATTTCCATCCTAGGCAGCCAGATCCCAGAGCCCCTGGTCCAGAGGCTCGCCGTGTTGGGGCCAACATGTGGATGCTCTGGGAGGGAGGATGCTGCTGCCTAAGAGCCAGGTCTGGTGGCCAGGGAGGTCTGGTGGCCGGGGAGGCCTGGCAGCCAGGGAGGCTAAGTGACCCAGGAGGCCTGGGTCCAGAGCTGTAGGGGAGGATGGATGGTTCAATGGAAAGTCTTGGGGCCCCGCCCTGGAGGCGGGGATTTGCTCCACAAAGCTTCCTGTCAGACCTGGGGCTCACTGGATGCtcaagggttttttcccctcctctgacATGAGCTGATGTTGCAGCTGAAAGGAAACGTGTCATTTgtggttttcattttaaaagtggAAAACTGGCAGTGCGTCAGAAGGGCGGCAGAGTGACTGGAGTTTTCACACTCTCCACATCTCCTTTGAGTTGAGGGCTGGGGTCAGAAGAGGCAGAGACTCGTTGGCCAGAGCCTTCCCCTTCCTAGCAGATTCTGACCGGCTTCTGGAAGGTATGTCCCAAAGCCCTTTTCTTCTGCTTGGGGGCCACCCCTTCCAGACCCACAGGGCCCCTCCCCAGCAAAGGCTCCCACTAATACAACAGGATTATTAACACCTGAACAGAACACAGGCCTTCTCAGACAGGTTGGAGGTTTGGCCTGGCATTGGCAAATTCCCTATCAAAAACAGAGCGCAAACTCAGGGATGGACTGCAGGGAGGTTGGGTTCCCAAAGTTACTAACATTTTGATTAAGCAGTATTATAAAAGTAACTTCACCTAACTGGATTTCACCCTAAAATTGCCTCCAGATGAAGGAGACTTTTCTACAACATCGCCTTGCTGTGAGAGAGAAAAGATGCTCACAAGAATCCTTCATTTGAATTCTCCAGCTTTTGGGGGTCTCCATGAAGCCCTCATTTTGTGGGCCTAGTTTGTTTACTCCAGGGTGGCAGACCATCTGGCCAGAGACAATGAACAATGGGGCTCATTATGTGTCCAGTGGTGCCATTGTCATATTTTGGGCAACGAGCAAAGATGTGTGTTTGGGGACAGGGCACAGTTAACAAACTGTAATAGAAGCGGTCATGAGTAAACACATTTAATATGTTCAAAACACCTAATGCGGAGAAGCACTTCTAATGGAAAGCCTTTGACTCAACCAAAAGGTCTTTTTTGCCTTATTCACTCTACTGACTCACCACCAGTGCCTGAAAATAGTTTATGTGTGAGAATTTGAATAGCCAATTTCTCACTCTTCTATAGAGTGAGGCTTTGCCTTAACAtctaaacttgaaaaaaatcaataataaaattaagaacCAAATCATTGTGCCAATTAGCATCTTAACCATATGAATTCCCAATCCCAAAATGAATCTAAACTTTAACATCCTGTAGGATTTCCACCATTTCCATCATCAATTGTCTTAGTAGAAcagaaaattctgaaagtcaaattTGAGTTAGCATTCTGTCTTCTGTGGGATTCAATATATAATGCTATTAGTTTTTCTCAGAGCATAGCTCTGTATAAAGAGGTAAACAAATGTACTAAGAGTACACCTAACAGAGCATGTCTTCTTCAACAAGAGACACTTTTCATTGAAAATCTGCACTAGACCTATTCATCCAAGAAGGTGAAACAAGTTTGCTTGTCTCGCCTTCTCAAGAAAATCCAATTGTAGAACAAAGCCAaataactgtttaaaaaaaatcatgattgtTAAACTTCTCTCTCTCAAAGGTAAACAAAATCCTCTCCTCTTAGGCTCTGCTTAGATCCGAGACAAGTTGTTCATTTTAAAtgtcctgggataaatccttttAATTCTGTACTCCTGTGATTTTTAGTCTAACAAAATGGCCTGGCCCTCCTAGAGCAAGGAAAggcagaaggagagagaaggggggtgtgctggagatgggggggggggggggagggagagcaaAGTTAGACTATCTTCAAGGAATAAATTCAGTTCACTGTGTCCTGATGTAATGAATGATTAGAATGACTAATTAAaagaattcttgtttttattcaaattaattaCATAGCTGTTTTTCCCTTATATTCCAAGGCAAAATGTTTCCTACTTCCACTTCTCTTTTTACAATAAAGACAGTCATACATTTCCTTTGTGGGTGGGGAAGTTTTTTGCAAAGGATCCTTaaccagagcaaaaaaaaaaaaggaattaaaaaaagtaaaagcagaaGCAAATGACTCAAAGCTGAAGTCTGGCCTGcttgaaaggaagaaatgaccACAGAGCTCCCTTGTGCACACCATTTAAATATGATTAATGCTCCTTGTAATGCTTTCTTCTCCCATCTTCCTGCATTTAGAAGCCTATCTGAGAGATTTAAAGTTTCCTAATCCAACAGCCCAACAGCCCAAGAGTCAAGAGTCTGTAATTCACTTACGTTCACTCAGCTAGGTCAGGAAACCTTAAACATAGGTGAGCTACAACAATTTCAGTTCTACTTGTAACGTCACAGCTGCTGCTGTTTTGACTAAAACCATTTCAAATTAACACCTTAATTCTACATTATGCTCGCTTCTTTAACTGTATTTATGACTCCACAGACTGATCACCAGTGAGTTCGACCATGGAACCCACAGGATGCTCCCTGTCCGCTGCTCTTCTGGCAACCACCATCTTTTCTTGGCTTCCTCAAACCAAAGCAAACACAACATCCCTCTGGATCCTCAACAGGACTGACTGGGACCAAGTCCTAGAGAATCAAACCAACTGGAGGGGGAATGGAGGCTCCATGAACACAGAAACTAGTGTGGTCCACACTGCCCGTGGGCCTGAGACTGGGACCCCGTGGCCGGCCTTTGCATCCTCAGCTCCTCCGTCTGGACATGGCCTCCACACCCCTTCTCCTCCTGGGGATGGTGGCATGCCCACCACACAGAACACTGAACACACAAGCAAGAACcagaatgagatttttaaaaaagacatttgtGAAGAGAGTCACAACAAAATGGCCATGCTGGTCTGCCTGGTCATCATTGCTGTGCTCTTCCTCATCTGCACCCTCCTATTTCTGTCCACCGTGATTCTGGCCAACAGAGTGTCTTCACTTAAACGATCCAAGCAGGTCTGCAAGCGGCAGACAAGAAGCAATGGGGACTTCCTGGCCAGCAGTGTGCTGTGGCCGGCGGACTCTGACCCGGGGAAAAGGGCAGAGCAGCTCATGGAGGCCCGGCTGATGCTCCAGGCTGCTGGGACCCTCACGCTTCCGAGGGAAAGAAAAGATGCCAGAGACACCGAGAAACTCACCCTCTGAGAAAGGGGCAAAGTGAAGGGATCCAAGAAAGTTGGGTCGTGGAGGCTGCTGGCAGAAAGGGCGTCCTCTGCTATTTTTTCCTGCTGGCAGCCTAGAACTGGATAGGCAAACCTGGAAACCAAAGGtcagaaaagaaggaggaaaggggaaaggatgcCTGCCTGGGAACCATGACTCTTCTCCTGGGCAGCCCTGGCTAAGTTTCTGGACCTTTATGAGGGGTCTCAGTTTTCAAATCTATAGGGTGAGAACGTGTGAACTACAGGGCCTACGATCCTATCCAAATTAGAGCTACGGACTTTTATTAGGACACTAAAGATTTTATAGGCTTCATGGGACACAAACCAAGAAGGGACTAAAGGTATTAAGTATGCAAAGATccaggaaagttttaaaaataatgcaaCAAAGACTCTGGGATGTGGTGAAATGGAGGAAAAGGGTTGGCATGAGCGAAACAAACATTCACTATGTTCAGCAAGAGCATTTGATAGAAACTCAATCTGGATCtggtcaaaaataatttaaatttgaatAGTTTAGGTCTGTTTTCATAACCAGTCACCTACTTCTACCTGTTAACAGAAGCCCTCCAAATCCTAACTCACTTAAAGGTCTACAGTCTGACACAGCGCTGCCTTCTTGCCACAAAGCTCACTTTATTTTAGTCAGTTTATGTGATGATCTCTCCATGATGTATAGGATTCAGAAAGCTTATTAAAATGCCattttacataataaatattggagGTAACCTTTCACTTGTATGCTGCATAAAAGTCAGTGACAGTGCCACTGTGACCATGTGTACTTGTTCCTTAAAAATATATCCACTCTCCCTGGGCCAAGCTCCATGCTGTTTGCTTCCCTCAGACTCCTTCCTCCACACACATAGCTGGCTGGCCTTTCCCCAGTCACTGGTGACCATGGCACAGCCAAGCTGCCATCATCCTTGCTCTATCGGCAGAGTTGAATCTGCCAACCCCTCCTTGCTTCTCATCATTTTCTattccattccttctttcccctGCAAGAACTTTTTCACCTTTTTGGATTTCCAAAACCTTGCACCATGTGTCTGGAATACCTTAATAAATACATGCTGACTGATAAACTGAttctcatctctcatctctcatttctcctccttcctctcccagcCCTGATACATAATGAGGCATCCCACAGCTTCAGCATCTTCCCTGCCCAGATTTCCACTTTCAGGTTAATTGCAGGTAGCAGACCCACATTTCCAATTATACCTTGAGGGTCATGCCAGGTCCTCCAATTAAACCTGTGCAAAATCAAACTGCCCACATCGGACCTCCCAAATCTGCCCTTTTTGTGTAGGGTGGAAAACCTGCTTCCACTCACCGTCCTTGGCCCCATTCAGGCTCCTCCCTCCCCCTGGGCTCTACATTACCTCACCCCTCCCTGCCAACTACCTTTATTCTCCATCATTCTCCTTCACTTACTCCACTCTCCAGCTCTCCCCTTTCCATTCCCCCTCCATTTCAAGGTCTCCGGGGCCTTCCCTGCCCAAGGCTGCCTGGTTCAAGGTCTCCAGGAAATCTCCCTTGCTATCCATCTACTTCTCTGGATTGTCTTTAGTACTCTCAACCTTTCTAAGCACTTTGATCTACtcctattaaattataaattccttttaTCTTTGGGTACTAAGAGCCTCCCTGTGGGGTTTTGCATCTAGAGTAGGCTTATGCATCTGTTGACAGAATCTTACAGCAAAAGTAGAGTCAAGATCAATTAGAAATACAAGGCAGTGAAACTGAACACTGTCTAATTCTGATGATCAAGCCAGCCTCCAGAAAAGGGGAGGTAATCAATCTCCCTCTTTTCACTGAAGGAGTGGGGGCTCTGGGTGTCCAGTGTTGCCTGTGTTGTCCAATGGCTTGATGTGGACCTTggttttccttttgcttttttagtCATAAGAGAAGACTGGGCTGGGGAATGGGGTAGAGGGGAGAAGACTGTA is drawn from Macrotis lagotis isolate mMagLag1 chromosome 5, bilby.v1.9.chrom.fasta, whole genome shotgun sequence and contains these coding sequences:
- the EVI2A gene encoding protein EVI2A; this translates as MEPTGCSLSAALLATTIFSWLPQTKANTTSLWILNRTDWDQVLENQTNWRGNGGSMNTETSVVHTARGPETGTPWPAFASSAPPSGHGLHTPSPPGDGGMPTTQNTEHTSKNQNEIFKKDICEESHNKMAMLVCLVIIAVLFLICTLLFLSTVILANRVSSLKRSKQVCKRQTRSNGDFLASSVLWPADSDPGKRAEQLMEARLMLQAAGTLTLPRERKDARDTEKLTL